One genomic segment of Pandoraea thiooxydans includes these proteins:
- a CDS encoding NADP-dependent isocitrate dehydrogenase — protein sequence MSAEQSTIIYTLTDEAPLLATSAFLPIIRTFTAPAGIQVETSDISVAGRILGEFPEFLTEEQRVPDNLAELGRLTQLPDTNIIKLPNISASVHQLVGAIKELQSKGYNVPDFPEDPKTEVEKTIRQRYSKCLGSAVNPVLREGNSDRRAPAAVKNYARKHPHSMGEWSMASRTHVAHMKHGDFYHGEKSMTLDRARDVKMELLTADGKTIVLKPKVALQAGEIIDSMFMSKTALCEFYEEQMEDARKTGVMLSLHVKATMMKVSHPIVFGHAVKIFYKDAFAKHGKLFDELGVNVNNGLVNLYDKIESLPSSKREEIIRDLHACHEHRPELAMVDSAKGISNLYAPNDVIVDASMPAMIRIGGKMWGADGRPKDTKAVIPESTFARIYQEVINFCKTNGNFDPVTMGTVPNVGLMAQQAEEYGSHDKTFEVPEAGEARIVDIATGEVLLVQNVEQGDIWRMCQVKDAPIRDWVKLAVTRARNSGMPAIFWLDPYRPHEAELIKKVETYLKDHDTTGLDIQIMSQVRAMRYTLERVIRGLDTISVTGNILRDYLTDLFPIMELGTSAKMLSIVPLMAGGGMYETGAGGSAPKHVKQLVEENHLRWDSLGEFLALAVSLEETGIKTGNARAKLLARTLDAATGKLLENNKNPSPKTGQLDNRGSQFYLALYWAQALAEQTEDAELAARFAPLAQQLTDNEPAIVAELSAVQGKPVDIGGYYKPDFAKLDAVMRPSQTFNRALAAVNAA from the coding sequence ATGAGCGCCGAGCAATCCACCATTATCTACACTCTCACCGACGAAGCCCCGCTGCTGGCCACCAGCGCCTTTTTGCCGATCATTCGCACATTTACGGCGCCGGCGGGCATTCAGGTCGAGACCAGCGACATTTCCGTGGCTGGCCGCATTCTTGGCGAGTTTCCCGAATTTCTGACCGAGGAACAGCGCGTGCCGGACAACCTGGCCGAGCTGGGGCGGCTGACGCAGTTGCCCGACACCAATATCATCAAGCTGCCCAACATCAGCGCTTCGGTGCACCAGCTGGTCGGTGCGATCAAGGAATTGCAGTCCAAGGGCTACAACGTGCCGGATTTCCCCGAAGACCCGAAGACCGAGGTCGAGAAGACGATTCGCCAGCGCTATTCGAAGTGTCTGGGCAGTGCCGTGAACCCGGTGCTGCGCGAGGGCAACTCCGATCGCCGCGCGCCGGCCGCCGTAAAGAATTACGCACGCAAGCATCCGCACAGCATGGGCGAGTGGAGCATGGCCTCGCGCACGCACGTCGCGCACATGAAGCACGGCGACTTCTATCACGGCGAAAAGTCGATGACGCTCGACCGCGCGCGCGACGTCAAGATGGAACTGCTCACCGCCGACGGCAAGACCATTGTGCTCAAGCCGAAGGTCGCGCTGCAGGCGGGCGAGATCATCGACAGCATGTTCATGAGCAAGACGGCGCTGTGCGAATTCTATGAAGAGCAGATGGAAGACGCGCGCAAGACCGGCGTGATGCTGTCGCTGCACGTCAAGGCCACCATGATGAAGGTCTCGCACCCGATCGTGTTCGGCCATGCGGTCAAGATTTTCTACAAGGACGCCTTCGCCAAGCACGGCAAGCTGTTCGACGAGCTGGGCGTGAACGTGAATAACGGCCTGGTCAATCTGTACGACAAGATCGAGTCGCTGCCGAGCTCCAAGCGCGAGGAAATCATCCGCGACCTGCACGCCTGCCACGAACACCGCCCCGAGCTGGCGATGGTCGACTCGGCCAAGGGCATCTCCAACCTTTACGCGCCCAACGACGTGATCGTCGACGCCTCGATGCCGGCCATGATCCGCATCGGCGGCAAGATGTGGGGCGCCGACGGCCGCCCGAAGGACACCAAGGCGGTGATTCCGGAGAGCACCTTCGCCCGCATCTATCAGGAAGTGATCAACTTCTGCAAGACCAACGGCAACTTCGATCCGGTCACCATGGGCACCGTGCCCAACGTCGGGCTGATGGCGCAGCAGGCCGAGGAATACGGCTCGCACGACAAGACGTTCGAAGTGCCCGAAGCCGGCGAAGCCCGCATCGTCGACATCGCCACCGGTGAAGTGCTGCTGGTGCAAAACGTCGAGCAGGGCGACATCTGGCGCATGTGCCAGGTCAAGGACGCGCCGATTCGCGACTGGGTCAAGCTGGCCGTCACGCGCGCGCGCAATTCCGGCATGCCGGCGATTTTCTGGCTCGACCCGTACCGTCCGCACGAGGCCGAGCTGATCAAGAAGGTCGAGACCTACCTCAAGGACCACGACACCACCGGCCTGGACATCCAGATCATGTCGCAGGTGCGGGCGATGCGCTACACGCTCGAGCGCGTGATTCGCGGGCTCGACACCATCTCGGTCACCGGCAACATCCTGCGCGACTACCTCACCGACCTGTTCCCGATCATGGAACTCGGCACCAGCGCCAAGATGCTCTCGATCGTTCCGCTGATGGCCGGCGGCGGCATGTACGAGACGGGCGCCGGCGGCTCGGCCCCCAAGCACGTCAAGCAGCTGGTCGAAGAAAACCACCTGCGCTGGGATTCGCTGGGTGAATTCCTCGCGCTGGCCGTGTCGCTGGAGGAAACCGGCATCAAGACGGGCAATGCCCGCGCCAAGCTGCTCGCGCGCACGCTCGACGCGGCCACCGGCAAGCTGCTGGAAAACAACAAGAATCCGTCGCCCAAGACCGGCCAGCTCGACAATCGCGGCAGCCAGTTCTATCTGGCCCTGTACTGGGCGCAGGCGCTGGCCGAGCAAACCGAAGACGCCGAACTGGCGGCACGTTTCGCGCCGCTGGCTCAGCAACTGACCGACAACGAGCCGGCCATCGTGGCCGAGCTCTCTGCCGTGCAGGGCAAGCCGGTCGACATCGGCGGCTACTACAAGCCCGATTTCGCCAAGCTCGACGCCGTGATGCGCCCGAGCCAGACGTTCAACCGGGCGCTCGCCGCAGTCAACGCCGCATAA
- a CDS encoding class II glutamine amidotransferase: MCRWLAYTGNPIQLETVVFRAKHSLIDQSLHSRMGATTTNGDGFGIGWYGQPHEAPFLYRSVSPAWHDRNLREAARAIRSPLFIAHIRAATETPVQETNCHPFRHNRWLFAHNGLIRDFHALRRDLMLSIDPALFGAIEGSTDSEVMFYLALTYGLEQQPVAALERMAGRIEQIAAGHGVENPLNMTVCATDGEQVVAVRYSSEHQSRTLFHSTSFKHLHELYPHDPRISAVGEDAFLVLSEPLVDLHDAWEAIPESTAVVARRGSITQQAFAPRVRS, encoded by the coding sequence ATGTGCCGCTGGCTTGCCTATACCGGAAACCCCATCCAGCTCGAGACGGTCGTGTTTCGGGCCAAGCACTCGCTGATCGATCAAAGCCTGCACTCGCGCATGGGCGCGACTACCACCAACGGTGACGGCTTCGGCATCGGCTGGTACGGCCAGCCGCACGAAGCGCCGTTTCTTTACCGCAGCGTGAGCCCCGCCTGGCACGACCGCAATTTACGCGAGGCCGCGCGTGCGATTCGCTCGCCGCTGTTCATCGCTCATATTCGCGCGGCCACCGAGACGCCGGTGCAGGAGACCAATTGCCACCCGTTTCGCCATAACCGCTGGCTGTTCGCGCACAACGGGCTGATTCGCGACTTCCACGCCTTGCGGCGCGACCTGATGCTGAGCATCGATCCGGCGCTGTTCGGTGCGATCGAGGGCTCGACCGACTCGGAGGTGATGTTCTACCTGGCGCTGACGTACGGACTCGAGCAGCAGCCGGTTGCCGCACTCGAGCGCATGGCCGGGCGCATCGAGCAGATCGCCGCCGGTCATGGCGTCGAGAATCCGCTCAACATGACGGTCTGCGCGACCGACGGCGAGCAGGTCGTGGCGGTGCGCTACTCCAGCGAACACCAATCGCGCACGCTGTTTCACAGTACCTCCTTCAAGCATCTGCACGAACTCTACCCGCACGATCCGCGTATCAGCGCGGTCGGCGAAGACGCCTTCCTGGTGCTCTCTGAACCGCTGGTCGACCTGCACGACGCGTGGGAGGCGATCCCGGAGAGCACGGCCGTGGTCGCGCGTCGCGGCAGCATCACGCAACAGGCGTTTGCGCCGCGCGTGCGGAGTTGA
- a CDS encoding bleomycin resistance protein has translation MAENELAFGKAIPVLASLDIARTLKFFNEVLGFRTRHLDDFSYGMAARGDVEIHFWLCDDKRIAENTSCYVRVDDIYAFHAELKPKMPTLQDVAQRAWGMAELYVIDPDGNLIKFGQSINDKPALRNS, from the coding sequence ATGGCTGAAAACGAACTGGCGTTTGGCAAAGCAATCCCTGTTCTCGCGTCGCTCGACATTGCGCGAACACTGAAATTTTTCAATGAAGTGCTGGGGTTCAGAACGCGGCATCTCGACGACTTCTCGTATGGAATGGCCGCACGGGGCGACGTGGAAATCCATTTCTGGTTGTGCGACGACAAGCGGATCGCGGAAAACACTTCGTGCTATGTCCGTGTCGACGACATCTACGCATTTCACGCGGAACTGAAGCCGAAGATGCCGACATTGCAGGACGTCGCGCAAAGGGCCTGGGGCATGGCAGAACTCTACGTGATCGACCCCGACGGCAACCTGATCAAGTTCGGCCAGTCGATCAACGACAAGCCAGCGTTGCGCAATTCCTGA
- a CDS encoding chloride channel protein, protein MHSLKRDFAANSGLLNIAMLAAVVGALGTPTAWVLLKLIYFFTNLFFYQTFSFALRSPANNHLGLWVIAMPVIGGLIVGVMARFGSDKIRGHGIPEAIEAILFGKSRMSPKVAVLKPISSGIVIGSGGPFGAEGPIIMTGGAIGSLIAQHFKLTAAERKTLLVAGAGAGMTAIFGTPVAAVLLAVELLLFEWRPRSLLPVIVACSVADFTRVFVFEAGPLFPLQTGTLGIAALGSCVIAGLLGGGLSALMTGALHKIENVFEKLPVHWMWWPAIGGVLVGVGGYLQPRALGVGYDVIADLLNAHLAVSSALALLVVKAIIWSIALGSTTSGGVLAPLLMIGAGLGTVLAPVLPGGGAHLWPLVCMAAVLAGVLGAPLTATIFSLELTHDVNALLPLLLATGISYGLTVLTMKRSIMTEKIARRGFHIYREYGVDPLERQYVEDVMTREVQCVPATLTIGQALAEYFGAQQVHRAYPVVDGERHVIGMLDRATLLKQQNHEATVRTLYGANPPLVALPDETCRQVAARLATHTLERLPVVERAGSTRLIGIVARSDLITPSRTWIDEEQKRERLIGHAAMRWRRRKPTEKSV, encoded by the coding sequence ATGCATTCTCTCAAGCGCGATTTCGCGGCCAATTCCGGGCTGCTCAACATTGCAATGCTGGCCGCCGTCGTGGGCGCGCTGGGCACGCCCACGGCCTGGGTGTTGCTCAAGCTGATTTACTTCTTCACCAACCTGTTTTTTTATCAAACGTTTTCGTTCGCACTGCGCTCGCCGGCAAACAATCACCTCGGGCTGTGGGTGATCGCGATGCCGGTCATCGGCGGGCTGATCGTCGGCGTGATGGCGCGCTTCGGCTCCGACAAGATCCGCGGACACGGCATTCCCGAAGCCATCGAGGCGATTCTGTTCGGCAAGAGCCGCATGTCGCCGAAAGTCGCGGTGCTCAAACCGATCTCGTCGGGCATCGTCATCGGCAGCGGCGGGCCGTTCGGCGCGGAAGGGCCGATCATCATGACGGGCGGCGCGATCGGCTCGCTGATTGCCCAGCACTTCAAGCTCACCGCGGCCGAGCGTAAAACGCTGCTGGTCGCCGGCGCCGGGGCGGGCATGACCGCCATTTTCGGCACTCCGGTGGCGGCCGTGCTGCTGGCGGTAGAGCTGTTGCTGTTCGAATGGCGCCCGCGCAGCCTGCTGCCGGTGATCGTGGCCTGCTCGGTGGCCGATTTCACGCGCGTGTTCGTGTTCGAAGCCGGCCCGCTGTTTCCGCTGCAGACCGGCACCCTCGGCATCGCGGCGCTCGGCTCGTGCGTGATCGCCGGCTTGCTGGGCGGCGGATTGTCGGCGCTGATGACCGGCGCGCTGCACAAGATCGAAAATGTCTTCGAGAAACTGCCGGTGCATTGGATGTGGTGGCCGGCCATCGGCGGCGTGCTGGTGGGCGTCGGCGGCTACCTTCAGCCGCGCGCGCTGGGCGTGGGCTATGACGTCATCGCCGACCTGCTCAATGCGCATTTGGCGGTGAGCAGCGCGCTGGCGCTGCTGGTGGTCAAGGCGATCATCTGGTCGATCGCGCTGGGCTCGACCACTTCCGGCGGCGTGCTGGCGCCGTTGCTGATGATCGGCGCCGGCCTGGGCACCGTGCTCGCACCGGTGCTGCCCGGCGGCGGCGCTCACCTGTGGCCGCTGGTCTGCATGGCGGCGGTCCTGGCGGGCGTGCTTGGCGCACCTCTCACGGCGACAATCTTCTCGCTGGAGTTGACCCACGACGTCAATGCGCTGCTGCCGCTGTTGCTGGCCACCGGCATTTCCTATGGACTTACCGTGCTGACGATGAAGCGCTCCATCATGACGGAGAAAATCGCCCGGCGCGGCTTCCATATCTATCGCGAATACGGGGTCGATCCACTGGAGCGCCAATACGTGGAAGACGTCATGACGCGCGAGGTGCAATGTGTGCCCGCCACGCTGACGATCGGCCAGGCGCTGGCGGAATATTTTGGCGCTCAGCAGGTGCATCGCGCGTATCCGGTGGTCGACGGCGAACGGCACGTGATCGGCATGCTCGATCGCGCCACGCTGCTCAAGCAGCAGAACCACGAGGCGACGGTACGCACGCTATATGGCGCCAATCCGCCGCTGGTGGCGCTGCCCGACGAGACCTGCCGTCAGGTTGCCGCCCGCCTGGCCACGCACACACTCGAGCGTCTGCCGGTGGTCGAGCGTGCCGGCTCGACCCGCCTGATCGGCATCGTCGCCCGCAGCGATCTGATCACGCCGTCGCGCACCTGGATCGATGAAGAGCAAAAACGCGAGCGGCTCATCGGGCATGCGGCAATGCGCTGGCGGCGCAGAAAACCCACCGAAAAATCCGTGTAG
- a CDS encoding alkaline phosphatase family protein produces MATAANSASPIKHVFVLMLENRSFDHILGFSALTGIDAETGAPTRANGIDPAAPPTNPNPRRASEPVAANANGTPFQLSNTHKDPGHEFENTMTCLCGAGAWGPPNVDANGKLVGRYPAAAPGKANSGFVANYAACGSDRPEWAMNSYTPAQLPVINALAREFVVCDAWYSSLPGPTWPNRFFVHAASSGGLDASPSDGATIEDYVAGFDLPNGTIFDKLSARGLNWKIIEGDSFPQVLAIKGMTLAEMDGHFHDMDDFAAVINDAAFDAAYVFIEPDYDVSHNFQGGNSMHPLGDVRKGEQLVKTVYETLRASRVWQDSLLVVLFDEHGGFYDHVVPPMATPPGDAGPGSRYNTHNFAFDRLGLRVPCIIASPRVGKNVIDHRRYDHSSIPKTLTRLFGLAGPLTARDGAANSFESLIGNPPRDTPMTLPAPASGPLGAVTETASPADASATGFARIALARHLSVAPAEQQQAIKDNFQKSRGDANATSAFLSTADAAIRQWKQRGRQMPPPPSDEQAASRP; encoded by the coding sequence ATGGCAACCGCAGCGAACAGCGCCTCCCCGATCAAGCATGTGTTTGTGCTGATGCTCGAGAACCGGTCGTTCGATCATATTCTCGGGTTCTCGGCGTTGACCGGCATCGATGCCGAGACCGGCGCACCCACCCGGGCGAACGGCATCGACCCGGCCGCGCCGCCGACCAACCCCAATCCGCGTCGAGCCAGCGAACCGGTCGCGGCCAACGCCAACGGCACGCCCTTTCAGCTCAGCAACACGCACAAGGACCCGGGGCACGAGTTCGAGAACACGATGACCTGCCTGTGCGGTGCCGGCGCGTGGGGCCCGCCCAACGTCGACGCCAACGGCAAACTCGTCGGCAGGTATCCGGCAGCGGCGCCCGGCAAGGCCAACAGCGGCTTTGTCGCCAACTACGCCGCGTGCGGCTCGGATCGGCCGGAATGGGCGATGAACAGCTACACGCCGGCCCAGTTGCCGGTGATCAACGCGCTGGCGCGCGAATTCGTGGTGTGCGACGCGTGGTATTCGTCGCTGCCGGGCCCGACCTGGCCGAACCGCTTTTTCGTGCACGCGGCCTCCTCCGGCGGGCTCGATGCCAGCCCGAGCGACGGCGCGACGATCGAAGACTACGTGGCCGGATTCGACCTGCCCAACGGCACGATTTTCGACAAGCTTTCCGCCAGGGGCTTGAACTGGAAAATCATCGAGGGCGATTCATTCCCGCAGGTGCTCGCCATCAAAGGCATGACCCTGGCCGAGATGGACGGGCACTTCCACGACATGGACGACTTCGCCGCAGTGATCAACGACGCGGCTTTCGATGCCGCGTACGTATTCATCGAGCCCGACTACGACGTGTCGCACAACTTCCAGGGCGGCAACAGCATGCATCCGCTGGGCGACGTGCGCAAAGGCGAGCAGCTCGTCAAAACCGTGTACGAAACCCTGCGCGCCTCCAGGGTCTGGCAAGACAGCCTGCTGGTGGTACTGTTCGACGAGCACGGCGGATTCTACGACCACGTGGTGCCGCCGATGGCGACGCCGCCCGGTGACGCCGGACCGGGGTCGAGATACAACACGCATAATTTCGCTTTCGACCGCCTTGGCCTGCGCGTGCCCTGCATCATCGCATCGCCGCGGGTCGGCAAAAATGTGATCGACCATCGCCGGTACGACCACAGTTCGATCCCCAAGACGCTGACTCGGCTGTTTGGCCTCGCGGGCCCGTTGACCGCGCGCGACGGCGCGGCAAACAGTTTCGAATCGCTCATAGGCAATCCACCACGCGACACGCCAATGACGCTGCCCGCCCCCGCGTCGGGCCCGCTCGGCGCGGTCACCGAAACCGCGAGCCCGGCCGACGCCTCGGCCACCGGCTTCGCGCGGATCGCGCTGGCCCGCCACCTGAGCGTGGCGCCAGCCGAACAACAACAAGCCATCAAAGACAACTTCCAGAAAAGCCGCGGCGACGCCAATGCCACCTCCGCTTTTCTGAGCACGGCGGACGCGGCGATTCGGCAATGGAAGCAGCGCGGCCGTCAGATGCCGCCGCCGCCAAGCGATGAACAGGCGGCCTCGCGGCCGTGA